The proteins below come from a single Harpia harpyja isolate bHarHar1 chromosome 2, bHarHar1 primary haplotype, whole genome shotgun sequence genomic window:
- the GPR78 gene encoding G-protein coupled receptor 78, which yields MDLAGVLLALLLVLVLVVSLLSNLLVLLCFVYSTEIRKQVAGVFLVNLSFCNLLLTVLNMPFTLLGILRNQQPLGGCVCKAVGFLETFLTSNTMLSMAALSIDKWIAVVFPLSYTSKMRYKDAVILMGYSWLHSLTFPLVSLFYSWVDYSNVYASCTLHLKEETERRRFTVFTIVFHSTSFMLSLVILCFTYLKVLKVARFHCKRIDIITMQTLVLLVDIHPSVKQRCLNEQKRRRQRATKKISIFIGSFVICFGPYIITRLIELLPFVTINYYWGIISKCLTYSKAASDPFVYSLLRQQYKKVLINIVNRILKRDLYPSSGYNSSLDTENDYCLHRTN from the exons ATGGACTTGGCAGGCGTGCTGCTGGCGTTGCTCCTCGTGCTGGTGCTGGTTGTCTCTCTGCTCTCCAACCTCCTGGTGCTGCTATGCTTCGTCTACAGTACGGAGATCCGCAAGCAGGTCGCCGGGGTTTTCCTGGTGAACTTATCCTTTTGCAACCTGCTCCTCACCGTCCTGAACATGCCTTTCACCCTGCTGGGGATCCTGAGGAACCAGCAACCCCTCGGAGGCTGCGTCTGCAAAGCGGTGGGTTTCCTGGAAACTTTCCTGACTTCCAACACGATGCTGAGCATGGCAGCGCTCAGCATCGACAAATGGATTGCCGTGGTGTTCCCCTTAAGCTACACCAGCAAGATGCGGTATAAGGACGCTGTGATATTGATGGGCTACTCGTGGCTCCACTCCCTCACGTTCCCCTTGGTATCCTTGTTTTACTCGTGGGTAGATTACAGCAACGTTTATGCCTCTTGCACCTTACACCTGAAGGAAGAGACAGAGCGGAGAAGGTTTACAGTGTTCACCATCGTCTTTCACTCCACCAGTTTCATGCTGTCACTGGTGATCTTGTGTTTCACCTATTTAAAGGTGTTGAAAGTTGCCCGATTCCACTGCAAGCGGATAGACATTATTACCATGCAGACTCTGGTTTTGCTGGTGGATATCCACCCCAG TGTGAAGCAGCGCTGTCTTAATGAGCAGAAACGGAGGCGGCAGCGGGCTAccaagaaaatcagtatttttatagGGTCATTCGTGATCTGTTTTGGTCCTTACATTATCACCAG GTTGATAGAGCTCCTTCCTTTTGTTACCATAAATTACTACTGGGGAATTATAAGCAAGTGCCTCACCTACAGTAAGGCTGCATCAGATCCATTTGTTTACTCACTTTTACGTCAACAGTACAAAAAAGTTCTGATCAACATCGTCAACAGGATACTTAAGAGGGACCTGTATCCATCATCAGGATACAACAGCTCTCTTGACACCGAAAATGATTACTGCTTGCACAGAACAAACTAA